Genomic segment of Hemiscyllium ocellatum isolate sHemOce1 chromosome 27 unlocalized genomic scaffold, sHemOce1.pat.X.cur. SUPER_27_unloc_3, whole genome shotgun sequence:
CGGCACTggccgccgccgccgccttcctggcgcagctgctgtgtcacggccacaccggccggctgtacagcagccaggagccggtgaacattctggaggcggatggggttaaggacctgcttgggaactggtcgggcgcctgggtggtggagttctactggtcgtggggcggcccctgtgtcaactatggggccacctggaaggtactgggcccgggaggtgaaaggtgaggcaggttgtgggggggacggaggggaaggaatgtggggcctgtcctgtcatagtcacattttacactcactttccatctgcttttactggcgcttgtgctgtttactcctcgctgtgtgtttaatccttgtgctgtttacccctctgtgtgtttaatccttgtgctgtttacccctcactgtgtgtttaatccttgtgctgtttacccctcactgtgtgtttaatccttgtgctgtttgccctttgctgttacttgtgcaattgctgagggtagtgtgtaaatactagtgaaggatactatgcaccagcatgtatatgttcctcagtcattcaaggggcaggacctgttgagaatggtttgtaaagcaggttgtgcactaagccttgttaacatggatatggttaatgtaatttctgcagtttcgtgcattcacacacacacaacacacaacacacacacacacctcacacctcacacataactcacacactcactcacacactcactgtactaaaactgaggtttaatgaatagaagctaacttatgaaactaatgattgactaggccataatgaagcatgaactagaagttacctctgtaaagccaggaacatggtaaccttgggcaagaaaccaaggaatgcttcgattagacacagagggcaaaatacaatgaaagctcttttcatgacatacacaaaaatcaacaaATGTTATAACTAATAGAACATGAagataaaataatataacattttaattaaagaaattggcagagaaaagcgtgaaatgctttaaccaatggaattgtcattaatgatttttaatgtaagaaaaatccatagcgtgagatgtttaaaccaatgaaattatcaccaatgtatttgaatggaaaaataatgtataagtattagtgctgtaaaatctcccgttgcgatttccgaagtcctttttggaactcgcccaatcttcgaagattgaataaacatctgttgctccgtttgtgtgtctcgcagtatttcgatttgccacgggagaagtgacagccggtggggataagggctgataccagtcaacttggagttcgcctttttgaacttaaccttgcggacagtctcccttgatacaagggttaaa
This window contains:
- the LOC132808046 gene encoding sulfhydryl oxidase 1-like; the protein is MAPCGPGRHPALAAAAAFLAQLLCHGHTGRLYSSQEPVNILEADGVKDLLGNWSGAWVVEFYWSWGGPCVNYGATWKVLGPGGERDS